In Phragmites australis chromosome 16, lpPhrAust1.1, whole genome shotgun sequence, one DNA window encodes the following:
- the LOC133895631 gene encoding grpE protein homolog 2, mitochondrial-like isoform X4 has product MAAARILARISRQGIASAAAGAARWRPEAASLLEASALAAAEPCASIKVIPLLNQPARYSTLTFQRFGFSTSASQQDDKEANKHTDDGDSEDLDLSKEDLVKLLLEKDESLKSKDQEVKEMKDKVLRSYAEMENVIARTKRESENSKKYAIQSFSKSLLDVADNLSRASSVVKESFSKIDTPNDSDEAVVLLKTLLEGVEMTEKQLGEVFKKFGVEKFDPLNEKFDPNSHYALFQIPDPSKQSGTIAAVVKVGYMLHDRVLRPAEVGVTEGGPTEEEPEEKSSKSE; this is encoded by the exons ATGGCGGCCGCGCGCATCCTCGCGCGAATCTCCAGGCAGGGCATCGCTtccgcggcggcgggggcggccaGGTGGCGGCCTGAGGCGGCGTCGCTCCTTGAGGCGTccgcgctggcggcggcggagccctgTGCTTCGATCAAG GTCATTCCTTTGTTGAATCAGCCAGCGCGATACTCAACATTGACATTTCAAAGGTTTGGGTTTTCAACTTCTGCCTCTCAACAAGATGATAAGGAGGCAAACAAACACACAGATGATGGAG ATTCGGAGGACCTAGACCTATCAAAGGAGGACCTTGTGAAGCTACTTCTTGAGAAAGATGAATCACTGAAGTCTAAAGATCAGGAGGTTAAAGAAATGAAGGACAAGGTTCTACGCAGCTATGCAGAGATGGAGAACGTCATTGCCAGAACAAAGCGTGAATCTGAAAACTCCAAGAAGTATGCAATACAG AGCTTCTCCAAGAGCTTGTTAGATGTTGCGGACAATTTGTCTCGGGCATCATCTGTTGTCAAGGAAAGTTTCTCGAAGATAGATACACCTAATGATTCTGATGAAGCTGTGGTGCTACTAAAAACCCTATTAGAGGGTGTTGAGATGACTGAGAAGCAACTTGGAGAG GTCTTCAAGAAGTTTGGAGTTGAGAAATTTGATCCTCTAAATGAGAAATTTGATCCAAATAGTCACTATGCACTTTTCCAAATTCCCGATCCTTCAAAACAGTCGGGGACTATTGCTGCTGTTGTGAAG GTTGGCTACATGTTACATGATCGTGTCCTCCGTCCTGCTGAAGTTGGTGTCACTGAAGGTGGTCCAACTGAAGAAGAGCCGGAGGAGAAATCTAGCAAGTCGGAATAA
- the LOC133895631 gene encoding grpE protein homolog 2, mitochondrial-like isoform X5: MAAARILARISRQGIASAAAGAARWRPEAASLLEASALAAAEPCASIKPARYSTLTFQRFGFSTSASQQDDKEANKHTDDGDSEDLDLSKEDLVKLLLEKDESLKSKDQEVKEMKDKVLRSYAEMENVIARTKRESENSKKYAIQSFSKSLLDVADNLSRASSVVKESFSKIDTPNDSDEAVVLLKTLLEGVEMTEKQLGEVFKKFGVEKFDPLNEKFDPNSHYALFQIPDPSKQSGTIAAVVKVGYMLHDRVLRPAEVGVTEGGPTEEEPEEKSSKSE; this comes from the exons ATGGCGGCCGCGCGCATCCTCGCGCGAATCTCCAGGCAGGGCATCGCTtccgcggcggcgggggcggccaGGTGGCGGCCTGAGGCGGCGTCGCTCCTTGAGGCGTccgcgctggcggcggcggagccctgTGCTTCGATCAAG CCAGCGCGATACTCAACATTGACATTTCAAAGGTTTGGGTTTTCAACTTCTGCCTCTCAACAAGATGATAAGGAGGCAAACAAACACACAGATGATGGAG ATTCGGAGGACCTAGACCTATCAAAGGAGGACCTTGTGAAGCTACTTCTTGAGAAAGATGAATCACTGAAGTCTAAAGATCAGGAGGTTAAAGAAATGAAGGACAAGGTTCTACGCAGCTATGCAGAGATGGAGAACGTCATTGCCAGAACAAAGCGTGAATCTGAAAACTCCAAGAAGTATGCAATACAG AGCTTCTCCAAGAGCTTGTTAGATGTTGCGGACAATTTGTCTCGGGCATCATCTGTTGTCAAGGAAAGTTTCTCGAAGATAGATACACCTAATGATTCTGATGAAGCTGTGGTGCTACTAAAAACCCTATTAGAGGGTGTTGAGATGACTGAGAAGCAACTTGGAGAG GTCTTCAAGAAGTTTGGAGTTGAGAAATTTGATCCTCTAAATGAGAAATTTGATCCAAATAGTCACTATGCACTTTTCCAAATTCCCGATCCTTCAAAACAGTCGGGGACTATTGCTGCTGTTGTGAAG GTTGGCTACATGTTACATGATCGTGTCCTCCGTCCTGCTGAAGTTGGTGTCACTGAAGGTGGTCCAACTGAAGAAGAGCCGGAGGAGAAATCTAGCAAGTCGGAATAA
- the LOC133895631 gene encoding grpE protein homolog 2, mitochondrial-like isoform X1 — MAAARILARISRQGIASAAAGAARWRPEAASLLEASALAAAEPCASIKVIPLLNQPARYSTLTFQRFGFSTSASQQDDKEANKHTDDGGNKSAGPNTEASTEANNTPETEKAHEAGSQDSVSQCNRRGRAAKRTAFSDSDSEDLDLSKEDLVKLLLEKDESLKSKDQEVKEMKDKVLRSYAEMENVIARTKRESENSKKYAIQSFSKSLLDVADNLSRASSVVKESFSKIDTPNDSDEAVVLLKTLLEGVEMTEKQLGEVFKKFGVEKFDPLNEKFDPNSHYALFQIPDPSKQSGTIAAVVKVGYMLHDRVLRPAEVGVTEGGPTEEEPEEKSSKSE, encoded by the exons ATGGCGGCCGCGCGCATCCTCGCGCGAATCTCCAGGCAGGGCATCGCTtccgcggcggcgggggcggccaGGTGGCGGCCTGAGGCGGCGTCGCTCCTTGAGGCGTccgcgctggcggcggcggagccctgTGCTTCGATCAAG GTCATTCCTTTGTTGAATCAGCCAGCGCGATACTCAACATTGACATTTCAAAGGTTTGGGTTTTCAACTTCTGCCTCTCAACAAGATGATAAGGAGGCAAACAAACACACAGATGATGGAGGTAATAAAAGTGCCGGGCCGAATACTGAAGCTTCAACTGAAGCCAATAACACACCTGAAACAGAGAAAGCACATGAAGCAGGTTCACAAGATTCTGTATCCCAATGTAACAGGAGGGGGAGAGCTGCTAAACGAACTGCATTTTCTGATTCAGATTCGGAGGACCTAGACCTATCAAAGGAGGACCTTGTGAAGCTACTTCTTGAGAAAGATGAATCACTGAAGTCTAAAGATCAGGAGGTTAAAGAAATGAAGGACAAGGTTCTACGCAGCTATGCAGAGATGGAGAACGTCATTGCCAGAACAAAGCGTGAATCTGAAAACTCCAAGAAGTATGCAATACAG AGCTTCTCCAAGAGCTTGTTAGATGTTGCGGACAATTTGTCTCGGGCATCATCTGTTGTCAAGGAAAGTTTCTCGAAGATAGATACACCTAATGATTCTGATGAAGCTGTGGTGCTACTAAAAACCCTATTAGAGGGTGTTGAGATGACTGAGAAGCAACTTGGAGAG GTCTTCAAGAAGTTTGGAGTTGAGAAATTTGATCCTCTAAATGAGAAATTTGATCCAAATAGTCACTATGCACTTTTCCAAATTCCCGATCCTTCAAAACAGTCGGGGACTATTGCTGCTGTTGTGAAG GTTGGCTACATGTTACATGATCGTGTCCTCCGTCCTGCTGAAGTTGGTGTCACTGAAGGTGGTCCAACTGAAGAAGAGCCGGAGGAGAAATCTAGCAAGTCGGAATAA
- the LOC133895631 gene encoding grpE protein homolog 2, mitochondrial-like isoform X3: MAAARILARISRQGIASAAAGAARWRPEAASLLEASALAAAEPCASIKVIPLLNQPARYSTLTFQRFGFSTSASQQDDKEANKHTDDGGNKSAGPNTEASTEANNTPETEKAHEADSEDLDLSKEDLVKLLLEKDESLKSKDQEVKEMKDKVLRSYAEMENVIARTKRESENSKKYAIQSFSKSLLDVADNLSRASSVVKESFSKIDTPNDSDEAVVLLKTLLEGVEMTEKQLGEVFKKFGVEKFDPLNEKFDPNSHYALFQIPDPSKQSGTIAAVVKVGYMLHDRVLRPAEVGVTEGGPTEEEPEEKSSKSE, from the exons ATGGCGGCCGCGCGCATCCTCGCGCGAATCTCCAGGCAGGGCATCGCTtccgcggcggcgggggcggccaGGTGGCGGCCTGAGGCGGCGTCGCTCCTTGAGGCGTccgcgctggcggcggcggagccctgTGCTTCGATCAAG GTCATTCCTTTGTTGAATCAGCCAGCGCGATACTCAACATTGACATTTCAAAGGTTTGGGTTTTCAACTTCTGCCTCTCAACAAGATGATAAGGAGGCAAACAAACACACAGATGATGGAGGTAATAAAAGTGCCGGGCCGAATACTGAAGCTTCAACTGAAGCCAATAACACACCTGAAACAGAGAAAGCACATGAAGCAG ATTCGGAGGACCTAGACCTATCAAAGGAGGACCTTGTGAAGCTACTTCTTGAGAAAGATGAATCACTGAAGTCTAAAGATCAGGAGGTTAAAGAAATGAAGGACAAGGTTCTACGCAGCTATGCAGAGATGGAGAACGTCATTGCCAGAACAAAGCGTGAATCTGAAAACTCCAAGAAGTATGCAATACAG AGCTTCTCCAAGAGCTTGTTAGATGTTGCGGACAATTTGTCTCGGGCATCATCTGTTGTCAAGGAAAGTTTCTCGAAGATAGATACACCTAATGATTCTGATGAAGCTGTGGTGCTACTAAAAACCCTATTAGAGGGTGTTGAGATGACTGAGAAGCAACTTGGAGAG GTCTTCAAGAAGTTTGGAGTTGAGAAATTTGATCCTCTAAATGAGAAATTTGATCCAAATAGTCACTATGCACTTTTCCAAATTCCCGATCCTTCAAAACAGTCGGGGACTATTGCTGCTGTTGTGAAG GTTGGCTACATGTTACATGATCGTGTCCTCCGTCCTGCTGAAGTTGGTGTCACTGAAGGTGGTCCAACTGAAGAAGAGCCGGAGGAGAAATCTAGCAAGTCGGAATAA
- the LOC133895631 gene encoding grpE protein homolog 2, mitochondrial-like isoform X2: protein MAAARILARISRQGIASAAAGAARWRPEAASLLEASALAAAEPCASIKPARYSTLTFQRFGFSTSASQQDDKEANKHTDDGGNKSAGPNTEASTEANNTPETEKAHEAGSQDSVSQCNRRGRAAKRTAFSDSDSEDLDLSKEDLVKLLLEKDESLKSKDQEVKEMKDKVLRSYAEMENVIARTKRESENSKKYAIQSFSKSLLDVADNLSRASSVVKESFSKIDTPNDSDEAVVLLKTLLEGVEMTEKQLGEVFKKFGVEKFDPLNEKFDPNSHYALFQIPDPSKQSGTIAAVVKVGYMLHDRVLRPAEVGVTEGGPTEEEPEEKSSKSE from the exons ATGGCGGCCGCGCGCATCCTCGCGCGAATCTCCAGGCAGGGCATCGCTtccgcggcggcgggggcggccaGGTGGCGGCCTGAGGCGGCGTCGCTCCTTGAGGCGTccgcgctggcggcggcggagccctgTGCTTCGATCAAG CCAGCGCGATACTCAACATTGACATTTCAAAGGTTTGGGTTTTCAACTTCTGCCTCTCAACAAGATGATAAGGAGGCAAACAAACACACAGATGATGGAGGTAATAAAAGTGCCGGGCCGAATACTGAAGCTTCAACTGAAGCCAATAACACACCTGAAACAGAGAAAGCACATGAAGCAGGTTCACAAGATTCTGTATCCCAATGTAACAGGAGGGGGAGAGCTGCTAAACGAACTGCATTTTCTGATTCAGATTCGGAGGACCTAGACCTATCAAAGGAGGACCTTGTGAAGCTACTTCTTGAGAAAGATGAATCACTGAAGTCTAAAGATCAGGAGGTTAAAGAAATGAAGGACAAGGTTCTACGCAGCTATGCAGAGATGGAGAACGTCATTGCCAGAACAAAGCGTGAATCTGAAAACTCCAAGAAGTATGCAATACAG AGCTTCTCCAAGAGCTTGTTAGATGTTGCGGACAATTTGTCTCGGGCATCATCTGTTGTCAAGGAAAGTTTCTCGAAGATAGATACACCTAATGATTCTGATGAAGCTGTGGTGCTACTAAAAACCCTATTAGAGGGTGTTGAGATGACTGAGAAGCAACTTGGAGAG GTCTTCAAGAAGTTTGGAGTTGAGAAATTTGATCCTCTAAATGAGAAATTTGATCCAAATAGTCACTATGCACTTTTCCAAATTCCCGATCCTTCAAAACAGTCGGGGACTATTGCTGCTGTTGTGAAG GTTGGCTACATGTTACATGATCGTGTCCTCCGTCCTGCTGAAGTTGGTGTCACTGAAGGTGGTCCAACTGAAGAAGAGCCGGAGGAGAAATCTAGCAAGTCGGAATAA